The following are encoded in a window of Spea bombifrons isolate aSpeBom1 chromosome 2, aSpeBom1.2.pri, whole genome shotgun sequence genomic DNA:
- the NSUN3 gene encoding tRNA (cytosine(34)-C(5))-methyltransferase, mitochondrial, whose protein sequence is MGRLQKRVCKLVLDYFEATYTKELGSIAWRKIREILTAPELWQYAVLLNNFTSPCEVEKRLHEKGYHLLLQEALSARPETLKCYVNKSPGKFPSQRHQFDRLKEYYILNASSLLPVLALDVRDGERVLDMCAAPGGKSIALLQCALPGYLHCNEADVHRSRRLKQTLESFVPKSHMNFITNFDVDGRSIGKLCPQMYDKVLVDAPCSNDRSWLFSSDAEQATTRILQRKTLPGIQTALLRSAIHALRPGGSLVYSTCTLSKAENSDVVANILNSCDDVIPVDLSDLGTALSHEFTFASGVRHGLLVLPDQGKSWGPMFVAKFRKKIQ, encoded by the exons ATGGGAAGACTTCAGAAACGGGTTTGCAAATTGGTGCTGGACTACTTTGAAGCCACGTACACTAAAGAACTGGGAAGCATCGCATGGAGGAAGATCAG GGAAATCCTTACGGCTCCTGAATTGTGGCAGTATGCTGTCTTACTGAACAATTTCACATCTCCCTGCGAGGTGGAAAAGCGTCTTCACGAGAAAGGCTATCACCTGCTGCTTCAAGAAGCCTTATCAGCCCGTCCGGAAACGTTGAAGTGCTACGTTAATAAAAGCCCTGGCAAATTTCCCTCGCAGCGGCATCAGTTTGACAGACTTAAAGAGTACTATATCCTAAACGCCTCGTCGCTGCTGCCCGTGCTGGCGCTGGATGTCAGGGATGGAGAGCGGGTGCTTGACATGTGTGCCGCTCCGGGTGGGAAGTCCATAGCGCTTCTGCAGTGTGCATTACCAG GATATCTCCATTGTAACGAAGCTGACGTTCACAGATCAAGACGGCTGAAGCAGACCCTGGAATCTTTTGTTCCAAAGTCTCACATGAATTTTATCACCAATTTTGATGTGGATGGGAGGTCAATAGGGAAGCTCTGCCCTCAAATGTATGACAAG GTGTTGGTAGATGCCCCTTGCTCTAATGACAGAAGCTGGCTATTTTCTTCAGACGCTGAACAAGCCACAACTAGAATACTTCAAAGGAAGACCCTCCCTGGCATACAGACAGCGCTACTCAG GTCAGCAATTCATGCACTTCGCCCTGGTGGATCATTGGTGTATTCAACCTGCACTCTGTCGAAGGCGGAAAATAGTGATGTTGTCGCCAATATCTTAAATTCTTGCGATGATGTTATTCCTGTGGACCTCAGTGATTTGGGTACTGCGTTATCTCACGAGTTTACTTTTGCCTCAGGTGTACGTCATGGACTTTTGGTTCTTCCAGACCAAGGAAAATCATGGGGCCCCATGTTCGTAGCTAAATTCAGAAAGAAAATCCAATGA